A single region of the Plasmodium reichenowi strain SY57 chromosome 9, whole genome shotgun sequence genome encodes:
- a CDS encoding hypothetical protein (conserved Plasmodium protein, unknown function), whose amino-acid sequence MFRDLSFYVLTIILFFFNMTKWIGIDGNLNISNDKIENTYISIDKNNINEFINVKENEFFFNMNCKTSMMFNNMKNYMLNKVYTSLDIFRSENVSSTDIETIEDIIERTWERENKEFIFTTRRLIKQYTDSNLFILQIGLNSVAPLILDKPDNGIFIEEDIEICKNYFLHKPNKCFLYLEGVEFYCKKKTITNNKNENSFNIFKSKREDIFDTLDLISKIYQKKNNEVIDILIVNHKYPVALLYYIYPYLDSSTLVILMDNLNHQMKTAIFEYYDFIGEADFSKGFEKKFFNLYKSEQKKKREQSSNNIKKVEKQKNDSIDNDGNTTNNYHKKENENFHILNEYYDDNTKKYEANEKLYIYNKMKQSPFYVITLNPKSIMNPPQNRYKIYISNEYTSSYETEINIMIKDIKKLLKLNKKFYEQHKVLVTNYFAVINEYEFDDNNIVKSNVTDTLTSILTNFAQTGDINPNNYQYALENLKNIFITMLYTVYERSKFKALFNPLMDFFKLYLNKDDPNYIIYQFLIYGLIKNSREIESYELKEIFFLDVLRDVSKQMNKMSITEVVLLVTKLNILLKKIRSREDITHIKDYAKKHINIDYTNNEL is encoded by the exons ATGTTTCGTGATCTAAgtttttatgttttaacaataattttgtttttttttaatatgacAAAATGGATTGGGATCGATGGGAATTTAAACATATCGAACGATAAAATTG aaaacACTTACATATCtattgataaaaataatataaatgaatttaTTAATGTCAAAGAAAACgaatttttctttaatatgAATTGTAAGACATCAATGATGTTCAACAATATGAAGAACTACATGTTAAACAAAGTATACACATCGTTAG ATATCTTTAGGTCGGAAAATGTCTCGTCCACCGATATTGAAACGATAGAAGACATCATAGAAAGAACGTGGGAAAgagaaaataaagaattcATTTTTACAACAAGAAGGTTAATTAAACAATACACAGACAGTAACTTATTCATTTTACAAATTGGATTGAATAGTGTAGCTCCCTTAATTCTTGATAAACCCGATAATGGTATATTTATTGAAGAAGATATagaaatatgtaaaaattattttctacaTAAACCTAATAAATGTTTTCTATATTTAGAAGGAGTAGAATTttattgtaaaaaaaaaacaataactaataataagaatgaaaattcatttaatatattcaaatcCAAAAGAGAAGATATTTTTGATACTCTTGATTTaatttcaaaaatataccaaaagaaaaataacGAAGTAATAGATATTCTTATTGTTAATCATAAATATCCCGTTGCACtactttattatatttatcctTATTTAGATTCCTCTACTCTTGTTATATTAATGGATAATTTAAATCATCAAATGAAAACAGCAATATTCGAATACTACGATTTTATTGGAGAAGCTGATTTTTCAAAAGGCTTTGAGAAGAAATTCTTTAATCTGTACAAATcagaacaaaaaaaaaaaagagaacAAAGTAGTaacaatattaaaaaagtaGAAAAGCAAAAAAATGATAGCATAGATAATGACGGTAATACTacaaataattatcataagaaagaaaacgaaaattttcatatattaaatgaatattacGATGATAACACAAAGAAATACGAAGCTAATGAAAaactatatatttataataaaatgaaacaATCACCATTTTATGTAATTACATTAAATCCAAAGAGTATTATGAACCCTCCACAAAATCgttataaaatatatatatcgAATGAATATACATCATCCTATGAAActgaaataaatattatgataaaagatatcaagaaattattaaaattaaataaaaaattttatgaaCAACATAAAGTATTAGTTACTAATTATTTTGCTGTTATAAACGAATACGAATTTGacgataataatatagtGAAATCTAATGTTACCGATACATTAACATCTATACTTACAAACTTTGCACAGACTGGTGATATTAATCCAAATAATTATCAATATGCTTtagaaaatttaaaaaatatttttataactATGTTATATACTGTTTATGAACGTTCCAAATTTAAAGCCTTATTTAACCCTTTGATGGattttttcaaattatatttaaataagGATGATccaaattatattatttatcaatttcttatatatgGACTCATTAAAAATTCTAGAGAAATAGAATCCTACGAATTGaaagaaattttttttcttgatGTATTAAGAGATGTTTCTAAacaaatgaataaaatgTCTATTACTGAAGTTGTTTTATTAGTAAccaaattaaatatattacttaaaaaaataagatcAAGAGAAGATATTACCCATATTAAGGACTATGcaaaaaaacatattaacATTGATTATACGAACAATGAATTATAA
- a CDS encoding exoribonuclease, putative: MGVPTFYRWLVTRYPKIAKAVYETRDSDVYSRRTKYDENGEYFKVHDLNDYVNNTDELHCSDNINGYFDNMYLDMNGIIHLCSHSDNSKRAKSNEEIFLNVFLYVERLFDIIEPKKLLYMAIDGVAPKAKMNQQRSRRFKSISCSEIEKRAYLELKERFIAENKMVPEETTYWDSNVITPGTEFMHELSIALKYFIEHKITNDEKWKNVVVIFSDSNVCGEGEHKIFNFIKSQRAQPGYDPNTRHVIHGMDADLIMLSLASHEPYFYILREIIDLDPKSEEKEKTKKKDYVGMLKSYDDLHFCTRYTKKEKKLFNKYNDPNYANVTISKNASLNYEYWNELQILDLTILREYLLKDLFFDTSFNMERCIDDFIFICFFCGNDFLPHLPSISIAGGSIDQLILLYQKVLPTLGDYLINEGSINLKSFTKYISFIAEVERETFVSQYDFKKKREKRELQQKDSLKRAKCVDDPTDQVLQHLEKSDVNNKTNKVQQGEINTNKGPNSMLANKSENITTPASSLVSKKMLYESKIQSMQPMRNIKYKDKKGEKSINFLVRPVSNVEKPINNEQEEDHSLNSDLLQKGETFFNNDTLQDGDTLQNNNNNNDNNNDNDNTNEHNNNNNDNTNEHNNNNNNNNNDNTNEHNNNNNDNSLFSNNDIFSNNDACNYNDTFSNNDTLSNTEVLPKDSYDENKKLDDINEFNLLLKEAIKKANECENPKEDVELGGDENPDIIRMKYYKSKFHLDDNDAIEDFIKDVVYKYVEGLAWVLAYYFQSCPMWHWYYPYYYAPLSSDLIIDNITFNFEKDEPLLPFEQLLCVLPANSSHCLPKMYKQLMLHKDSPIIDFYPHTFKEEENGKKYKYQWIILLPFVDKDRIIKHARPLHDTLNNDEKKRNRRGLNKIYVSSNHPLSKTITKSIKNYLKEVKEKESLKNEDALINMQNKEDIEYSHNAERNEANMNDEEHDNEEKDTVSNNNNNNNNNEKQNIINKNDNNNNNKNNTYDVYFKNMNITIPITTNRNVNLFGYLNCKHEESDVHILKKIFKFSSNFSSTCNSAFYLQPEFEKHSSALLKNHIRPKNVLNVLDINNEERKLRFNAPAAKRMILNSLSNNHPQIYSFTKYNQSRNQETNHHYHNPNNYSNDPRLNNAYHYNNKVRDNMHNYNNSANYNYTKTPKNYNYHHNQNFQDQNYNNNFPNLSHKNNNMYQMPKKNVTYSHEHKKDVTYNNYNNSRNTYNKDNTNYESPYNVSYNSHYNNNNYIKHKNDPKSFSNNNIYNNNPPHSYHHNNYKNYSNNYHNYHNEGNYYKKDPYHNNSSNYNNNTTGTNKKNNYYNNRSMPYKDK; this comes from the coding sequence ATGGGAGTACCCACCTTTTACAGATGGCTAGTTACAAGGTATCCAAAAATAGCCAAAGCAGTTTACGAGACCAGAGATAGTGATGTGTATTCAAGAAGAACAAAATATGATGAGAATGGAGAATATTTTAAAGTACACGATTTAAATGATTATGTTAATAATACAGATGAATTACATTGTTCAGATAATATCAATGGATATTTCgataatatgtatttagATATGAATGGAATTATTCACTTATGTTCACATAGTGATAATAGTAAAAGAGCAAAAAGtaatgaagaaatatttctgaatgtttttttatatgtagAAAGATTATTTGATATTATAGAACCCAAGAAACTTCTTTATATGGCTATTGATGGTGTTGCACCTAAAGCAAAAATGAATCAACAAAGAAGTAGAAGATTTAAATCTATATCATGTTCAGAAATAGAAAAGAGAGCATATTTAGAATTAAAGGAACGTTTTATAGctgaaaataaaatggtACCTGAGGAAACAACCTATTGGGATAGTAATGTTATAACTCCAGGTACTGAATTTATGCATGAATTATCTATTgctttaaaatattttattgaaCACAAAATTacaaatgatgaaaaatggaaaaatgTTGTTGTTATATTTTCTGATTCTAATGTATGCGGAGAAGGAgaacataaaatatttaattttataaaatcgCAAAGAGCACAACCAGGTTATGATCCAAATACTAGACATGTAATACACGGGATGGATGCTGATTTAATTATGCTTTCTTTAGCTAGTCATGAaccatatttttatatattaagagAAATTATTGATTTAGACCCGAAATctgaagaaaaagaaaaaacgaaaaaaaaagattatGTAGGTATGCTTAAAAGTTATGATGATTTACATTTCTGTACTAGATATActaaaaaagaaaaaaaattatttaataaatataatgatcCAAATTATGCTAATGTTACGATTAGTAAGAATGCGTCACttaattatgaatattGGAATGAATTGCAAATTCTGGATTTAACCATATTAAGAGAATACTTATTAAAAGATCTATTTTTTGATACAAGCTTTAATATGGAAAGATGTATAGatgattttatatttatttgttttttttgtgGAAATGATTTCTTACCTCATTTACCATCCATTTCTATAGCAGGAGGAAGTATAGATcaattaatattattatatcaaaAGGTTCTACCAACATTAGGagattatttaattaatgaaggttctattaatttaaaatcttttacaaaatatatatctttcATAGCGGAGGTGGAAAGGGAAACCTTTGTTTCTCAATATGATTTCAAGAagaaaagagaaaaaagaGAATTACAACAAAAGGATTCATTAAAAAGAGCGAAATGTGTTGATGATCCAACAGATCAGGTTCTACAGCATTTAGAAAAATCAGATGTAAACAACAAGACAAATAAAGTTCAACAAGGTGAAATTAATACTAATAAAGGACCTAATAGTATGTTAGCAAATAAATCGGAAAATATTACAACTCCTGCATCTAGTCTTgtttcaaaaaaaatgttatatgAAAGTAAAATTCAAAGTATGCAGCCTATGAGAAATATTAAGTATAAAGATAAGAAAGGTGAAAAAAGTATTAATTTTCTAGTTCGCCCTGTTTCAAATGTTGAGAAAcctataaataatgaacaAGAGGAAGATCACTCATTGAATAGTGATTTATTACAAAAAGGTgaaacattttttaataatgatacATTACAAGATGGTGATACCctacaaaataataataataataatgataataataatgataatgataatactaatgaacataataataataataatgataatactaatgaacataataataataataataataataataatgataatactaatgaacataataataataataatgataatagtttattttctaataaCGATATATTCTCAAATAATGATGCatgtaattataatgaCACATTTTCTAATAATGATACTTTATCGAATACTGAGGTGTTACCAAAAGATTcatatgatgaaaataaaaaattagatGATATTAACGAATtcaatttattattaaaagaagCTATTAAAAAAGCAAACGAATGTGAAAATCCAAAAGAGGATGTAGAATTAGGAGGAGATGAAAATCCAGATATTATAAgaatgaaatattataaatcTAAATTTCATTTAGATGATAATGATGCTATAGAAGATTTTATTAAAGATGttgtttataaatatgttgAAGGATTAGCTTGGGTTCTGgcatattattttcaatCTTGTCCTATGTGGCATTGGtattatccatattattatgcTCCATTATCTTCAGATTTAATTATTGATAATATAACTTTTAATTTTGAAAAAGATGAACCATTATTACCATTCGAACAATTATTATGTGTCTTACCAGCTAATTCAAGCCATTGTTTACCAAAAATGTATAAACAATTAATGTTACATAAAGATTCACCAATTATCGATTTTTATCCTCATACTTttaaagaagaagaaaatgggaaaaaatataaataccAGTGGATTATATTACTTCCATTTGTAGATAAGGATAGAATAATTAAACACGCAAGACCTTTACATGAtacattaaataatgatgaaaaaaaaagaaatagGAGGGGTCtcaataaaatatatgttagCTCAAATCATCCATTATCGAAAACAATAACAAAAtctattaaaaattatttaaaagaagttaaagaaaaggaatccttaaaaaatgaagatgcattaataaatatgcaaaataaagaagataTTGAATATTCCCATAATGCTGAACGAAATGAAGCTAATATGAATGATGAAGAACACgataatgaagaaaaggACACTgtaagtaataataataataataataataataatgaaaagcAGAATATAATCAACAAAAATGATAACAATAACAACAACAAGAACAATACATATGatgtttattttaaaaatatgaatataacCATTCCAATAACTACCAACAGAAATGTTAATCTCTTTGGATATTTAAATTGTAAACATGAAGAAAGTGATGTACATatacttaaaaaaatatttaaattctCATCGAACTTTTCATCAACTTGTAATAGTGCGTTCTATTTACAACCAGAATTTGAAAAACATTCATCAGCACTCTTGAAGAACCATATTAGACCcaaaaatgttttaaatgtactagatataaataacgaagaaagaaaattaaGATTTAACGCACCAGCTGCTAAAAGGATGATTTTAAATAGTTTAAGCAATAATCATCCACAAATCTATTCTTTCACCAAATATAACCAATCAAGAAATCAAGAAACGaatcatcattatcataatcctaataattattcaaaTGATCCTAGGTTAAATAATGCTTAccattataataataaagtaAGAGATAATATgcataattataataatagtgcaaattataattatacaaagacaccaaaaaattataattatcatcataatcAAAATTTCCAAGatcaaaattataataataatttccCAAACTTGtcacataaaaataataatatgtatcaaatgccaaaaaaaaatgtcaCATATTCACATGAACATAAAAAAGATGTAacttataataattataataattctagaaatacatataataaagataatacAAATTACGAATCCCCATATAACGTGTCATACAATTctcattataataataataattatatcaAGCATAAAAATGATCCCAAGTCATTctcaaataataatatatataataataatccCCCTCATAgttatcatcataataattataaaaactatagtaataattatcataattacCACAACGAAggaaattattataaaaaggatCCCTACCATAACAACAGCAGcaattataataataacacaactggaacaaataaaaaaaataactaCTATAATAATAGATCAATGCCTTATAAGGATAAATGA
- a CDS encoding apoptosis-related protein, putative, with protein sequence MNIEKAEAKSKLIEMSKQNIENKTKKELELKQKQEELLEKRRLILKSLLTPEAHARLSRIAIVKEEQARKIEDIIIRNSQMGLIYNKIDDDHLIKIIEQINDKIYKKDPVIEIRRRKQFDDDDDFNEEDYM encoded by the exons atgaatattGAAAAAGCCGAAGCAAAGTCAAAATTGATTGAAATGTCCAAGCAGAATATTGAAAAT AAGACGAAAAAGGAACTGGAACTTAAACAAAAACAAGA agAATTATTAGAGAAAAGACGTTTAATATTAAAGTCCTTATTAACACCTGAAGCTCATGCAAGAT TGTCTAGGATTGCAATAGTTAAAGAAGAACAGGCTAGAAAGATAgaagatattattataaga AATAGTCAAATGGGTTTgatatataacaaaattgATGATGACCACttgataaaaattatagag cAAATAAATGacaaaatttataaaaaggatCCAGTAATAGAA ATTAGGAGGAGGAAACAATTTGACGACGATGATGATTTCAACGAAGAAGATTATATGTGA
- a CDS encoding subpellicular microtubule protein 1, putative produces MEVITEKPKVQFNFYDEQNNSYNNSTDYPEFSKDSNIDYQPYVYTNRKFPLDKNSEQRRKESPSRKPGLCVDEICTCGFHRCPRIIKSIPFEGESNYRSEFGPKALPELPPQIYMKPPKSLPFEGETNYRSEFGPKPLPELPPQIYMKPPKSLPFEGETNYRSEFGPKPLPELPPQIYMKPPKQLPFEGESNYRSDYGPKPLPELPPRIEMKLPKSLPFEGESNYRSEFGPKPLPELPPKIYMQPPKPLPFEGESNYRSEFGPKPLPELPPRHETKLVKQLPFEGESSYRTEYIRKVLPVCPVDLLPKYPTPTYPSQHVFWDRETKKWY; encoded by the coding sequence ATGGAAGTTATAACAGAAAAACCAAAAGTACAATTTAACTTTTATGATGAACAGAACAATAGctataataatagtacTGACTATCCAGAATTCTCTAAGGATAGTAATATAGATTATCAGCCTTATGTTTATACAAATAGAAAATTTCCTTTAGATAAAAATAGTGAACaaagaagaaaagaatCTCCTAGTAGAAAACCAGGTTTATGTGTCGATGAAATATGTACATGTGGATTTCATAGATGCCCTCGAATTATAAAATCGATACCTTTTGAAGGAGAAAGTAATTATCGAAGCGAATTTGGACCCAAAGCTTTGCCTGAATTGCCCCCtcaaatttatatgaaacCACCAAAATCATTGCCTTTTGAGGGAGAGACTAATTACAGAAGCGAATTTGGTCCCAAGCCTTTACCTGAATTGCCACCTCAGATTTATATGAAACCACCAAAATCATTGCCTTTTGAGGGAGAGACTAATTACAGAAGTGAATTTGGGCCCAAGCCTTTGCCTGAATTGCCACCTCAGATTTATATGAAACCACCAAAACAATTGCCTTTTGAAGGAGAAAGCAATTATAGAAGCGATTATGGACCTAAACCTTTACCAGAATTACCCCCTAGAATTGAGATGAAACTTCCAAAATCGTTACCCTTCGAAGGTGAGAGTAATTATCGAAGCGAATTCGGGCCCAAACCTTTGCCTGAATTACCACcgaaaatatatatgcagCCCCCAAAACCATTACCCTTTGAGGGTGAAAGTAATTACAGGAGTGAGTTTGGTCCTAAACCATTACCTGAATTACCACCAAGACATGAAACTAAATTAGTTAAACAGTTGCCATTTGAAGGAGAAAGTAGTTATAGAACAGAATATATACGAAAGGTTCTTCCTGTTTGTCCAGTGGATTTATTACCTAAATATCCTACACCTACATATCCATCTCAACATGTATTTTGGGATAGAGAAACAAAAAAGTGGTACTAA